One genomic window of Medicago truncatula cultivar Jemalong A17 chromosome 1, MtrunA17r5.0-ANR, whole genome shotgun sequence includes the following:
- the LOC25481900 gene encoding endonuclease V, with protein MEQNEEEPSTSSQQDQQNWITEQDNLKEKLITEDNFTWKLPSSSQELRYVGGVDISFSKHYPSLACGTLVVLDFQTLQILYQDFSFVTLRVPYVPGFLAFREAPVLLDILEKMKRSGSPFYPQLLMVDGNRILHPRGFGLACHIGVKANLPTIGIGKNLHHVDGLHQSRVRNLLEAKENSSKHFITLTGCSGRTWGAAMKSTQGSIKPIYISIGHRISLQTAIAIVQMTCKYRVPEPIRQADIRSRDYIRKYEMNAELK; from the exons ATGGAACAAAACGAAGAAGAACCATCAACTTCATCGCAACAAGATCAACAAAACTGGATAAC CGAGCAAGATAAtctaaaagaaaaactaataacAGAAGATAATTTCACATGGAAATTACCATCATCATCACAAGAATTAAGATACGTTGGTGGCGTTGATATAAGCTTCTCAAAACATTATCCATCATTAGCGTGTGGTACTCTTGTAGTCTTGGATTTTCAAACTCTCCAAATTCTTTATCAGGATTTCTCTTTCGTCACTCTTCGTGTTCCTTATGTCCCTGGCTTCCTTGCCTTTCGAGAG GCTCCGGTTCTTCTAGATATTctagagaaaatgaaaaggagTGGCAGTCCTTTCTACCCTCAG TTGTTAATGGTTGATGGAAATCGAATACTTCATCCCCGAG GTTTTGGACTAGCTTGTCACATTGGAGTTAAAGCCAATCTTCCAACTATCGGGATTGGAAAGAAT TTGCATCATGTGGATGGTCTCCATCAATCTAGAGTGAGAAATCTTCTAGAAGCCAAAGAAAACTCTTCTAAACACTTTATTACTTTGACAGGTTGCTCTGGGCGTACATGGGGAGCG GCCATGAAATCTACGCAGGGATCCATAAAGCCAATATACATATCAATCGGCCACAGGATATCACTCCAGACTGCCATTGCGATTGTTCAGATGACTTGCAAGTATCGTGTCCCTGAGCCAATTAGGCAG GCTGATATAAGATCCAGAGACTACATTCGAAAGTATGAAATGAATGCTGAACTGAAGTAA